One Sporomusaceae bacterium ACPt DNA window includes the following coding sequences:
- the cbiO gene encoding Cobalt import ATP-binding protein CbiO gives MSHHIVELKNVKFTYPDQTEALRGLSVRITHGESVAIVGANGSGKTTLLSHLIGVLFPTEGTINIGGYPVTKQTLPHVRRSVGMVFQNSDDQLFMPTVYDDVAFGPLNLGLPPEEVDARVTAALTTVGALDLKDRAPYRLSGGQKRSVAIAAVLAMDPCILVMDEPTAGLDPFARRQLINLLKSFAHTKIIATHDLDLVLDLCERTVILSAGTILADGPTHEIFNNEDLLVQAHLEKPFRMQGCPVCNPQHN, from the coding sequence ATGAGTCATCATATCGTCGAACTAAAAAATGTAAAATTTACTTACCCCGACCAAACCGAAGCGCTGCGCGGTCTATCGGTCCGTATTACCCACGGCGAATCAGTAGCCATCGTTGGCGCCAACGGTTCAGGAAAAACTACCCTATTGTCACATTTAATCGGTGTACTCTTTCCCACCGAAGGAACAATAAATATCGGCGGATATCCGGTAACTAAACAAACATTGCCGCATGTCCGGCGTTCAGTTGGTATGGTTTTTCAGAATTCCGACGACCAGCTTTTCATGCCTACCGTATATGACGATGTTGCTTTCGGACCATTAAACCTGGGGTTGCCGCCGGAAGAAGTAGATGCCCGGGTAACCGCAGCCCTAACAACAGTAGGGGCACTTGACCTAAAAGACCGCGCCCCCTACCGGTTGTCAGGCGGACAAAAACGTTCGGTGGCTATTGCCGCCGTCCTGGCAATGGATCCATGTATCTTAGTTATGGATGAGCCAACAGCCGGACTTGATCCCTTTGCCCGCCGTCAATTAATCAACCTGCTTAAGTCGTTTGCGCATACAAAGATTATTGCTACCCATGATCTGGACCTCGTGCTGGACCTTTGCGAACGGACCGTCATCCTTAGTGCCGGAACTATTCTTGCCGACGGTCCTACCCATGAAATTTTCAATAATGAAGACCTCCTGGTCCAAGCTCATCTGGAAAAGCCGTTCCGCATGCAAGGCTGCCCGGTCTGCAATCCACAACATAACTAA
- a CDS encoding NADH oxidase translates to MSYLLNPLQLGSLTLVNRLVMPPMATAKAEPDGKVSPAILNYYKEKSAGGYLSLIIIEHSFIQPIGKASENQLSIADDSVVEGLKELAEVIHRNGAKTVMQINHAGSAAAEEIIGTTPVGPSAIKNPRKGGVPRQLTREEIGEIVAAFAAAARRVKAAGFDGVEIHSAHGYFLNQFFSPLTNRRTDEYGGDVLGRIRIHLQVIEAVRAAVGEEFPILLRLGASDFAEGGTTLEDSQIAAREFEKAGVNIIDISGGFSGYSIPGNNEQGYFAPLSMAVKKVVSIPVILTGGITEAQAAERLLAEGKADLIGVGRAVLQDSQWAKKAVESLRS, encoded by the coding sequence ATGTCCTATTTACTTAACCCATTACAGTTGGGGTCTTTAACACTGGTAAATCGTTTAGTCATGCCACCCATGGCCACCGCCAAAGCTGAACCTGACGGGAAAGTAAGCCCGGCCATACTCAATTATTATAAAGAGAAATCCGCTGGTGGATATCTATCACTCATCATTATTGAACATAGCTTCATTCAGCCCATAGGTAAAGCCAGTGAAAATCAGCTTTCTATTGCCGATGACAGTGTGGTTGAAGGGCTAAAAGAGCTGGCGGAGGTGATTCACCGTAATGGCGCCAAGACCGTAATGCAAATAAATCATGCCGGGAGCGCGGCTGCTGAAGAAATCATCGGCACTACGCCGGTAGGACCTTCGGCAATAAAAAACCCGCGTAAAGGTGGCGTTCCGCGTCAACTTACCCGGGAGGAAATAGGTGAAATTGTTGCGGCATTTGCCGCCGCTGCCCGCCGTGTTAAAGCAGCCGGTTTTGATGGCGTGGAGATTCATTCCGCCCATGGTTACTTTCTTAACCAGTTTTTCTCCCCGCTGACCAATCGGCGGACCGATGAATACGGCGGCGATGTGCTGGGAAGAATCCGGATTCACCTTCAAGTTATCGAAGCCGTACGTGCGGCTGTCGGTGAGGAGTTTCCCATTCTCCTGCGGCTGGGAGCTTCGGATTTTGCAGAAGGAGGAACAACGCTCGAAGACAGTCAAATTGCCGCAAGGGAATTTGAGAAAGCCGGCGTAAACATTATCGATATTTCCGGCGGATTTTCAGGATATAGCATCCCGGGCAATAATGAACAGGGATACTTTGCTCCACTCAGTATGGCTGTTAAAAAAGTTGTGTCGATTCCGGTCATTCTTACCGGCGGTATTACCGAAGCACAGGCGGCTGAGCGACTGCTGGCAGAAGGAAAAGCTGATCTTATCGGTGTCGGCAGAGCTGTGTTGCAGGATTCCCAGTGGGCGAAAAAAGCGGTTGAAAGTCTTAGGTCATAA
- the nifB_3 gene encoding FeMo cofactor biosynthesis protein NifB, with protein MPSVLTDIHPCFSLNAQTQYARMHLPVAPRCNISCNYCSRKFDCYNESRPGVTSEVLSPIEAKHKFERVKAEIPNLSVAGIAGPGDALANWEETKATINLIKEADSKILICLSTNGLLLPEYAPELVKMGVKHVTVTVNCIDPAVGAQIYGAVHYQGKRYVGAEGSKLLLTNQQAGIMYLTGHGVHVKVNIVMIKLVNDWHVPDVVKKVKELGAALTNIMPFIPAPGSVFSGLPQTSMRDIVAVRSACASELNQMTHCRQCRADAIGMIGQDRANEFRSCLSQAEPVETKPVSFVGHYKVAVTTKYGKLVDLHFGQADEFQIYQVNNSRYELVETRHLAKYCAKGDDCSQEDKRRSAILAALADCDAVLTMRIGYQAQKRLLKKGIMSVEYCYTIESGLAYTVEQLDMKAAAV; from the coding sequence ATGCCGAGCGTGCTAACCGATATACATCCGTGCTTTTCGCTCAATGCTCAAACCCAATATGCCCGCATGCACCTGCCGGTAGCTCCCAGGTGCAACATAAGCTGCAATTATTGCAGTCGCAAATTTGATTGCTATAATGAAAGCCGCCCAGGCGTGACCAGTGAGGTGTTATCGCCTATTGAGGCCAAGCACAAATTCGAGCGCGTCAAGGCTGAGATTCCCAACCTAAGTGTAGCCGGTATCGCCGGACCGGGGGACGCCCTGGCCAATTGGGAAGAAACCAAGGCTACTATTAATTTAATAAAAGAAGCTGATTCAAAAATATTAATCTGTTTGTCGACGAATGGACTTCTGTTGCCCGAATACGCGCCTGAACTTGTTAAAATGGGCGTAAAGCATGTTACTGTTACCGTTAATTGTATTGATCCTGCGGTCGGAGCACAAATCTATGGTGCTGTTCATTATCAGGGTAAGCGGTATGTAGGAGCGGAAGGCTCCAAATTGTTGTTAACAAACCAGCAAGCAGGAATCATGTATTTGACAGGCCATGGTGTTCATGTAAAAGTCAATATCGTTATGATCAAGCTAGTTAATGATTGGCATGTGCCTGATGTTGTTAAAAAGGTAAAAGAGCTTGGGGCTGCTTTAACCAATATCATGCCGTTTATTCCTGCGCCAGGAAGTGTATTTTCCGGATTGCCGCAAACAAGCATGCGTGATATTGTAGCTGTCAGGTCGGCGTGTGCCAGCGAACTCAATCAAATGACCCATTGCCGGCAGTGCCGGGCTGATGCCATTGGGATGATCGGCCAGGACCGCGCCAATGAGTTTAGAAGCTGCTTAAGCCAGGCTGAACCGGTAGAGACCAAACCGGTTTCTTTTGTTGGTCATTATAAGGTTGCTGTAACTACTAAATACGGTAAATTGGTAGATCTCCATTTCGGTCAGGCTGATGAATTTCAAATTTATCAGGTAAATAACAGTCGATATGAACTTGTTGAGACACGCCATTTAGCCAAATACTGTGCCAAGGGCGATGACTGCAGTCAGGAAGACAAGCGGCGAAGCGCCATTTTGGCGGCGCTGGCTGACTGTGATGCTGTACTTACCATGCGGATTGGCTACCAAGCGCAAAAACGCTTGCTCAAAAAAGGTATTATGTCGGTGGAATATTGTTATACCATTGAGAGCGGTTTAGCCTATACTGTTGAGCAACTGGACATGAAGGCAGCTGCCGTTTAA
- the tcdA gene encoding tRNA threonylcarbamoyladenosine dehydratase, translating into MLHEFSRTELLIGVEGLQKLARSKVAVFGIGGVGTFVVEGLVRSGVGKFVLVDDDCICLTNINRQLHATRKTIGKPKVEVMRERILAINPKAEVTVFQQFYMPDTADGLIADDYDYIVDAIDTVTGKIDLVLKAKARNIPVISSMGAGNKLDPTKFEVADIYSTSVCPLAKVMRQELKKRGVTSLKVVYSKEEPLKPVETENSSCSVGCVCPQGTTRKCTSRRQIPGSIAFVPSVAGLIIAGEVVKDIVFDRV; encoded by the coding sequence ATGCTGCATGAGTTTTCCCGGACAGAACTGTTAATTGGCGTTGAAGGTCTGCAAAAACTGGCGCGTAGTAAAGTTGCTGTTTTCGGTATTGGCGGGGTTGGTACGTTTGTAGTTGAAGGGTTGGTCCGTTCGGGGGTAGGCAAGTTTGTGCTGGTGGACGATGATTGTATTTGCTTGACTAATATTAACCGGCAACTGCACGCAACCAGAAAAACAATCGGCAAGCCCAAAGTTGAAGTTATGCGCGAGCGGATTCTTGCCATAAACCCCAAGGCTGAGGTAACCGTTTTTCAACAATTCTATATGCCGGATACGGCTGATGGGTTAATCGCCGATGATTACGACTATATAGTAGACGCCATTGACACCGTTACTGGCAAAATTGACCTGGTGCTCAAGGCCAAGGCCAGAAATATCCCGGTTATATCTTCTATGGGAGCGGGTAATAAGCTTGATCCGACCAAATTTGAAGTAGCTGATATTTATAGTACTTCAGTCTGCCCCTTGGCCAAAGTAATGCGGCAGGAACTTAAAAAGCGGGGCGTAACTTCGCTTAAGGTAGTTTATTCCAAGGAAGAGCCGCTTAAGCCGGTTGAAACTGAAAATTCCAGTTGCAGTGTTGGTTGTGTTTGCCCGCAGGGAACAACGCGCAAATGCACGTCACGCCGGCAGATTCCCGGCAGTATTGCCTTTGTACCATCTGTTGCCGGCCTCATAATTGCCGGCGAAGTAGTCAAAGATATCGTTTTCGACAGAGTATAA
- the kdgK gene encoding 2-dehydro-3-deoxygluconokinase encodes MSKILTIGEPMALFVAEQEGPLEEVERFSRFVAGAEVNFSIGMVRLGHQVTYVTKLGNDPFGKQIEQFFRQNGIDTMYVTHDDRYFTGMQWKQKVSSGDPQVFSLRRNSAASHMDMQTIADLRWDGFDLIHLTGIPPALSAGCRQIVYELMAQARAKGVQISYDPNLRPGLWPDKEEMVRVINDLACRADIVFPGIEEGKLLTRREDVQEIADFYHAAGVKTVVIKLGGEGAYTSSGDKRFYTPGFRVEKVIDTVGAGDGFAVGVVSGLVEGLTLQDAVKRGTAIGALAVMSPGDNDGLPNREELIAFMAR; translated from the coding sequence ATGAGTAAAATTCTTACAATCGGCGAGCCTATGGCTCTGTTTGTAGCCGAACAAGAAGGACCACTGGAAGAAGTGGAACGCTTTTCGCGTTTTGTCGCCGGTGCTGAAGTCAACTTTTCGATCGGTATGGTGCGTCTGGGTCACCAGGTTACCTATGTTACCAAATTGGGAAATGATCCGTTTGGTAAACAGATTGAACAATTCTTCCGGCAAAACGGTATTGATACCATGTATGTAACTCATGATGACCGTTACTTTACAGGTATGCAATGGAAACAGAAAGTTTCAAGCGGTGACCCGCAGGTATTTTCACTGCGCAGAAATTCGGCAGCATCACACATGGATATGCAAACAATAGCCGACTTGCGTTGGGATGGCTTTGACCTCATTCATTTAACCGGTATTCCGCCTGCATTGTCAGCCGGTTGCCGGCAGATTGTGTACGAACTTATGGCACAAGCACGGGCAAAAGGTGTGCAAATATCGTATGATCCAAACTTGCGGCCCGGTCTCTGGCCTGATAAAGAAGAAATGGTGCGGGTGATCAACGACCTGGCGTGCCGGGCCGATATCGTTTTCCCTGGTATTGAAGAAGGGAAATTGCTGACAAGGAGAGAGGATGTCCAGGAAATAGCAGATTTTTATCATGCTGCCGGCGTAAAAACTGTTGTTATCAAGCTTGGCGGGGAAGGTGCATATACCAGTTCAGGAGACAAGCGTTTTTACACACCGGGCTTCCGGGTTGAGAAAGTTATTGATACGGTTGGTGCAGGCGATGGTTTTGCAGTTGGTGTGGTTAGTGGTCTGGTGGAAGGATTGACACTACAGGATGCTGTGAAGCGGGGAACGGCCATTGGCGCTTTAGCTGTCATGTCGCCTGGCGACAATGACGGATTACCCAACCGGGAAGAACTGATTGCATTTATGGCACGGTAA
- the mcpB_3 gene encoding Methyl-accepting chemotaxis protein McpB, with amino-acid sequence MRKMSVKAKTVILLLISLLVTGFIVGGAGIAVLYRQTMNSTEVTMNNQAIQLAGQVSDLFKSFAKSGEQFGADADLQSGDQSRIQAKLNIYIGTSWGVDRLNFIDLTGKRVALAPFDAKAIGDNLSDRKFFKDTLSDQRSHISDVIINRVTGVPSVIVTQPVKTETGQMVGMVLQAVDLETLQNILAKIKVGSTGVAAVVSQDGAIIAHTNKDRVKEQKKILDHLLQSLKAQSGHLVSYTDLAGRESVALSVPIDNTDWAVVVSLPTSEFKNGFYASLTWMLVSLVGGLIIVALIAWAFLLKTLRPIDELAQKVGKIGDGDLTVRINSDASDEVGRLSRSLSQAIDNFRQTIAGVKEQSEIVAASSEQLVNVADGSSKAIEEIAARVTAIASSSESTEKLIGEGVTTADRLAGVASNMRAKASQLTSQAKLAGETTGEGRTVLKVASDAIDSVVESAEGNIRLALEVNSKTEKVKGILAVIDGIARQTNLLALNAAIEAARAGEAGRGFSVVAEEVRKLAEGTEQSAKEVAEIINGMVADIAKMTKATETTAPLAERGAGAILQAQDGFAKIAGTVNDILKNSQATLAVADDVNGIARDIEKAMKEIEHLTNQAAVSVQNVAASSEEMTSQSEEVAASAQRLGQIAQSLREAISRFNV; translated from the coding sequence GTGAGGAAAATGTCAGTTAAAGCTAAAACGGTAATATTATTATTAATTTCACTTCTTGTAACCGGATTTATTGTTGGCGGTGCCGGTATCGCTGTTTTGTACCGTCAGACCATGAACAGCACGGAAGTGACCATGAATAATCAAGCCATCCAGCTTGCAGGGCAGGTTAGCGATCTGTTTAAGTCGTTTGCCAAGAGTGGCGAGCAGTTTGGTGCTGACGCCGATTTACAATCCGGCGATCAGTCCCGGATACAAGCGAAACTCAATATTTATATTGGAACGTCTTGGGGTGTTGACCGGCTGAACTTTATCGACTTGACAGGCAAGAGGGTGGCCTTGGCTCCCTTTGACGCTAAAGCTATAGGAGATAATCTCTCTGACCGCAAGTTTTTTAAGGATACTCTAAGTGATCAAAGATCGCATATAAGTGATGTAATTATAAATAGAGTAACAGGAGTTCCTTCGGTTATTGTAACGCAGCCGGTTAAAACGGAAACCGGCCAAATGGTCGGAATGGTGCTGCAAGCCGTTGATCTTGAGACGCTGCAAAACATTTTGGCTAAAATCAAAGTCGGATCAACCGGAGTGGCAGCTGTTGTTTCTCAGGATGGGGCAATAATAGCCCATACAAATAAAGATCGGGTGAAAGAGCAAAAGAAAATTCTTGATCATTTGTTACAGTCGTTAAAGGCGCAATCCGGGCATCTTGTCAGTTACACAGACTTAGCAGGCCGGGAATCGGTGGCATTATCCGTTCCTATTGATAACACGGATTGGGCGGTTGTTGTATCTTTACCGACCAGCGAGTTTAAGAACGGTTTCTACGCCAGCCTGACCTGGATGCTTGTCTCGCTTGTCGGCGGGCTTATCATTGTTGCTCTCATTGCCTGGGCATTTCTTTTGAAAACACTGCGTCCAATTGATGAATTGGCCCAAAAAGTTGGGAAGATTGGCGACGGAGACCTTACGGTGCGTATTAATTCAGATGCCAGTGACGAAGTCGGCAGGTTGTCAAGGTCGCTATCACAGGCAATAGACAACTTTAGGCAGACAATTGCCGGGGTAAAGGAACAAAGTGAAATTGTTGCGGCTTCTTCCGAGCAGCTTGTGAATGTAGCCGACGGTTCGTCAAAAGCCATAGAAGAGATTGCCGCCAGAGTCACGGCTATCGCCAGCAGCTCAGAATCTACTGAGAAACTTATTGGTGAAGGGGTGACAACCGCCGACCGTCTGGCTGGTGTGGCAAGCAACATGCGGGCTAAGGCTTCCCAGTTAACAAGTCAAGCAAAGCTTGCCGGGGAAACAACTGGTGAAGGCCGAACAGTTTTGAAAGTGGCTTCGGACGCTATTGACTCGGTCGTGGAATCTGCCGAAGGAAATATCCGGCTGGCTTTGGAAGTAAATTCAAAAACGGAAAAAGTTAAGGGGATTTTGGCCGTTATTGACGGTATTGCCCGCCAAACCAATCTACTGGCCCTTAACGCAGCAATAGAAGCGGCAAGAGCAGGCGAGGCCGGACGCGGATTTTCAGTTGTTGCCGAAGAAGTTCGAAAGCTCGCTGAAGGTACCGAACAGTCAGCTAAGGAAGTGGCGGAAATCATTAACGGAATGGTGGCAGATATTGCGAAAATGACTAAGGCGACCGAAACTACGGCCCCGCTTGCGGAAAGAGGAGCAGGCGCTATTCTGCAGGCTCAGGACGGCTTCGCGAAAATAGCTGGTACGGTGAATGATATTTTAAAGAACTCTCAGGCTACGCTGGCGGTGGCAGATGACGTTAATGGTATTGCCCGTGACATTGAGAAGGCGATGAAAGAAATCGAGCATCTCACGAACCAAGCAGCCGTTTCTGTTCAAAACGTTGCCGCATCTTCGGAAGAAATGACATCGCAATCTGAAGAAGTAGCCGCAAGTGCCCAGCGGCTCGGACAAATCGCACAATCTTTACGAGAAGCGATAAGCCGGTTCAATGTTTAA
- a CDS encoding IS66 family transposase ISSwo2, with amino-acid sequence MTPEERHELRQKEAKPIIEEFYKWIEICWADTLPQSLLGKALTYAQNQKKYLTAYLADGRIEISNNRAERSIKPFVIGRKNWLFCNTPGGARSSAAVYSIIQTAMENGLNPQAYLEYAFRQIQLQDTLCIEKLLPWAEEIPVSCKMPNKKA; translated from the coding sequence ATGACGCCGGAAGAACGGCATGAACTAAGGCAAAAAGAAGCTAAACCAATTATCGAAGAGTTTTATAAATGGATAGAAATTTGTTGGGCTGATACCTTGCCGCAAAGTCTACTGGGCAAGGCGCTTACCTATGCCCAAAATCAAAAAAAGTATCTGACAGCCTATTTGGCCGATGGCCGCATCGAAATATCGAATAATCGTGCGGAGCGATCTATCAAGCCTTTTGTGATTGGACGAAAAAACTGGCTGTTTTGCAATACGCCTGGTGGCGCAAGATCGTCCGCCGCTGTTTACAGCATAATCCAAACGGCCATGGAAAACGGATTAAATCCACAAGCTTATCTGGAATATGCCTTTAGGCAAATCCAACTGCAGGATACGCTCTGTATTGAAAAACTACTTCCGTGGGCTGAAGAAATTCCTGTAAGCTGTAAAATGCCTAATAAAAAAGCATAA
- a CDS encoding IS66 family transposase ISSwo2: protein MVYGAVEAASPKKFGASSEKSKRDDQEQLNLFNEAEAERQPIAVEPDVETMSYQRKKGKRGENIKDLPVEVIEYTLPEGEQTCPACGEELHVMSKEVRKELTIVPAKVKVIEHVNYVYGCRNCEKNNIETPIITANAPKALLPKSMVSAELMAYIMSQKFVNAMPLYRQEQEFKRLGVTLSRQNLSNWVIKGVALLEPLLAALKKELLSRDLLHADETTLEVLCEPGRPAQTDSYMWLYRTSGDTDHPVVLYDYQEGRSGQFAKAYLAGFSGYLQTDGWHGYHKVEEAGVTLCGCWAHVRRKFNEALVGPAAKQPDSKEAIGLAYCNKLFDVEKRPST, encoded by the coding sequence GTGGTATATGGAGCAGTTGAAGCTGCTTCGCCAAAAAAGTTTGGCGCTTCTTCGGAAAAAAGTAAACGCGATGACCAGGAACAGTTAAACCTCTTCAATGAGGCGGAAGCTGAGCGCCAACCGATTGCTGTGGAGCCGGACGTGGAAACCATGAGTTATCAGCGCAAAAAGGGTAAACGCGGAGAAAACATAAAGGACTTGCCGGTAGAAGTGATTGAATATACTCTGCCAGAAGGTGAACAGACCTGCCCTGCTTGCGGTGAAGAGCTGCATGTTATGAGCAAGGAAGTACGTAAGGAATTGACGATTGTTCCGGCAAAGGTCAAGGTTATCGAGCACGTAAACTATGTATACGGTTGCCGAAATTGCGAGAAAAACAATATAGAGACGCCGATCATCACGGCTAACGCGCCGAAAGCGTTGCTGCCTAAGAGCATGGTATCCGCCGAGCTTATGGCCTATATCATGAGCCAAAAATTCGTCAATGCTATGCCGCTGTATCGGCAGGAGCAGGAATTTAAGCGGCTTGGCGTAACGCTTTCCCGCCAAAACCTGTCCAACTGGGTTATTAAAGGTGTCGCACTTTTGGAGCCTTTGTTAGCAGCCCTAAAAAAAGAGTTGCTTTCAAGGGATTTGTTGCACGCCGATGAAACTACTCTGGAAGTGTTGTGTGAACCCGGCAGACCGGCACAGACAGATTCCTATATGTGGTTATATCGAACGTCCGGGGATACGGATCATCCGGTTGTGCTCTATGACTACCAGGAAGGGCGCAGCGGGCAATTTGCCAAGGCGTACCTTGCAGGGTTTTCCGGCTATCTTCAGACCGATGGTTGGCATGGCTATCACAAGGTAGAAGAAGCCGGTGTAACCTTGTGCGGCTGTTGGGCACATGTTCGGAGAAAATTCAATGAAGCCTTGGTCGGCCCTGCGGCTAAACAGCCGGATAGTAAAGAAGCGATAGGTCTTGCCTATTGCAATAAGCTTTTCGACGTTGAAAAAAGGCCGAGCACATGA
- a CDS encoding IS110 family transposase ISDha12 — protein MANLMVGIDVSLRSHSVQFMNDCGDALESFSIPNNLIGAQTLLERILQSAQKLQSELIRVGMEATSNLGWHLAHFLKANLHQTQGSKAQVFVLNARKVARFKKGYDTLPKNDRIDAWVIADQLRFGRLPHELTSTIQFEALQRLTRTRFHLMQNIARDKTYFLNQVFLKFSGLRQDNPFSNMFGSTCLAVLQELEPEQIVSMSITELVDFLKEKGKNRFDDPEQLASFLQKLARSSYRLDKAMADPVNLSLSVMLSVIQTMEKEIAKLDKEIEKIMKSIPETLSSVKGIGPVFAAGIIAEISDIARFSHHNSLAKYAGLVWSQYQSGEFESEETKRVRTGNKYLRYYLIQAANLVRRYDSEYAAFYAEKYAQAFKHHHKRALVLTARKLVRLVFMLLKTKQLYTPPERRG, from the coding sequence ATGGCTAATCTTATGGTAGGCATTGACGTTAGCCTCCGCTCTCATTCTGTACAGTTCATGAATGATTGTGGGGATGCTTTAGAATCTTTTAGCATTCCTAATAACCTGATAGGCGCTCAAACTCTACTTGAACGTATTCTTCAATCGGCTCAAAAACTTCAATCTGAACTTATTCGTGTAGGCATGGAAGCCACTTCGAATCTTGGTTGGCATTTGGCTCATTTCCTTAAAGCTAACCTCCATCAAACCCAAGGTTCCAAAGCTCAGGTCTTTGTCCTTAATGCTAGAAAAGTGGCTCGTTTTAAGAAAGGCTATGATACTCTTCCTAAGAACGACCGCATTGATGCCTGGGTGATTGCAGATCAACTTCGGTTTGGCCGTCTTCCACATGAGTTGACTTCTACTATTCAATTTGAGGCTCTCCAGCGTTTGACCCGAACCCGCTTTCACCTTATGCAAAATATCGCCCGCGATAAAACCTACTTTCTCAATCAAGTCTTTTTGAAATTTAGTGGGCTTCGCCAAGATAATCCCTTTTCCAATATGTTTGGCTCTACTTGTTTAGCTGTTTTGCAAGAACTTGAACCTGAACAGATTGTCTCTATGTCCATTACAGAGTTAGTAGACTTTTTGAAGGAAAAAGGGAAGAATCGCTTTGACGATCCGGAGCAATTGGCTTCTTTCTTGCAAAAACTTGCCCGCTCGTCTTATCGTCTTGATAAAGCTATGGCTGATCCTGTTAATCTCTCATTATCCGTTATGCTCAGTGTTATTCAGACTATGGAAAAAGAAATTGCCAAACTGGATAAAGAGATTGAAAAAATCATGAAGTCCATTCCCGAAACCTTATCATCTGTGAAAGGGATTGGGCCGGTCTTTGCCGCCGGTATTATCGCCGAAATTAGCGATATCGCTCGCTTTTCTCACCACAATTCTCTTGCTAAGTATGCTGGACTTGTTTGGTCTCAGTACCAATCGGGAGAGTTTGAAAGTGAGGAAACCAAGCGAGTTCGTACAGGCAATAAATATCTGAGGTATTATCTAATACAGGCAGCTAACCTCGTTCGTCGATATGACAGTGAGTATGCTGCTTTTTACGCCGAAAAATATGCCCAAGCATTCAAGCATCATCACAAACGTGCTCTCGTCTTAACTGCCCGAAAACTGGTACGGTTGGTCTTTATGCTACTAAAGACCAAGCAACTGTACACACCGCCTGAGAGGAGAGGTTAG
- the xerH gene encoding Tyrosine recombinase XerH, with protein sequence MTVEPIREKAKIKQLYQYLNGSDPKYAMIFKFGINTGLRISDIIPIKVNDIFNEKWQFREYLILNERKTAKEKKIKLNETLRKCLHTYVKTQHLALDDYLFPSQKGGYIGRIQIYRVLKEAATVMGIENFGTHSLRKTWGYWTYKISKYNIGLIMDTFNHSSSSITLRYIGINQDQKDELYSIVQL encoded by the coding sequence ATGACTGTTGAACCGATTAGAGAAAAAGCCAAGATTAAGCAGCTTTATCAATACTTGAATGGAAGTGATCCTAAATATGCGATGATTTTTAAATTTGGTATTAATACAGGCTTGAGAATCAGCGATATCATACCTATTAAGGTGAATGATATTTTTAATGAGAAGTGGCAATTTAGAGAGTATCTCATCTTAAACGAAAGGAAAACAGCAAAAGAGAAGAAAATTAAATTAAATGAAACCTTGCGCAAGTGTCTTCATACTTATGTTAAAACTCAGCATCTTGCCTTAGACGACTACCTTTTTCCAAGTCAAAAAGGCGGTTATATAGGAAGAATCCAGATTTACAGAGTGCTGAAGGAAGCTGCCACTGTGATGGGCATTGAAAACTTTGGCACTCACAGTTTAAGGAAAACATGGGGTTATTGGACTTATAAAATATCTAAATACAATATAGGGCTTATTATGGACACTTTTAACCACAGCTCATCCAGTATCACACTTCGCTATATTGGTATCAATCAAGATCAAAAAGACGAGCTGTATTCTATTGTTCAACTATAA
- the lpp_2 gene encoding Major outer membrane lipoprotein Lpp, producing the protein MSEQLNQMQKMMEELIRITGNTNAVVEELRQELKEVKADVNTLKTDVNTLKTDVNTLKTDVNTLKTDVNTLKTDVNTLKTDVNTLKTDVNTLKTDVNTLKTDVNTLKTDVNTLKTDVKSLKESDAAIIDLIQQSYCDLDKKLEDHFAAIREDLKSVAEITGDHEIRIRTLTRRPV; encoded by the coding sequence ATGAGTGAACAGCTCAACCAAATGCAAAAAATGATGGAAGAACTCATTAGAATAACAGGTAATACTAATGCTGTTGTTGAGGAACTTCGTCAAGAACTCAAAGAAGTAAAAGCTGACGTTAACACCCTTAAAACTGACGTTAACACCCTTAAAACTGATGTTAACACCCTTAAAACTGACGTTAATACTCTTAAAACTGATGTTAACACCCTTAAAACTGATGTTAACACCCTTAAAACTGATGTTAACACCCTTAAAACTGATGTTAACACCCTTAAAACTGATGTTAACACCCTTAAAACTGATGTTAACACCCTTAAAACTGATGTTAACACCCTTAAAACTGATGTTAAATCTTTAAAAGAATCTGATGCCGCTATCATAGACTTAATTCAGCAATCATACTGCGACCTTGACAAAAAACTTGAAGATCATTTTGCCGCTATTCGGGAAGATTTAAAATCAGTCGCGGAGATTACCGGCGATCATGAAATACGGATTCGCACGCTTACCCGCCGTCCGGTATAA